The proteins below come from a single Candidatus Aegiribacteria sp. genomic window:
- a CDS encoding ribbon-helix-helix protein, CopG family, with protein MSKTVTLRLDEKIYKQFRELAEQDNRPLSNFIETVALRYIEEHRYVNEFEMAEIRENEYLNRSIRNGLQDAKSERGQFA; from the coding sequence ATGTCAAAGACTGTTACACTCAGGCTTGATGAAAAGATATACAAGCAATTTCGTGAATTGGCTGAACAGGACAATCGTCCTCTTTCTAACTTCATTGAGACCGTTGCCTTGCGCTATATCGAAGAACACAGGTATGTAAACGAGTTTGAAATGGCTGAAATTCGTGAAAATGAATATCTGAACAGAAGCATCAGGAATGGGCTACAGGACGCGAAATCTGAGCGAGGTCAGTTTGCCTGA
- a CDS encoding type II toxin-antitoxin system RelE/ParE family toxin, with the protein MPDFKIFETKEFLKQLGKLPLNESAFLRNKLNVYIYPQLRIEPFYGKNTKKLRGYSPDTWRYRIGSFRLFYIVEKKEHIVFILTIDARRNAYKQ; encoded by the coding sequence TTGCCTGATTTCAAGATATTCGAAACCAAGGAATTCCTCAAGCAACTTGGGAAATTACCGCTGAATGAATCTGCATTTCTAAGGAACAAGCTTAATGTGTACATATATCCACAGCTCAGGATTGAACCATTTTATGGAAAGAACACCAAGAAGCTTCGGGGCTACTCCCCTGATACCTGGCGATACAGGATTGGCAGTTTCAGATTGTTTTATATCGTGGAGAAGAAGGAACATATCGTGTTTATTCTTACGATTGATGCTAGAAGAAATGCATACAAGCAATGA